CATTAATAAGAATTACAATACTATTCTGAGAAAGGGTACTACTCAATATATATTCCAGGCCGGTAGGGTTGGGATACATTTGCCTTATTTGATGGATCGTATTTGTTTGCGTCGTCCTCCATGTAAACATCTATTTTACAATTCAATTCTTTTTCAAGGAAGGATCTTGCGTTTTGAATGGTCTCTAATTCGTCTACAATTCCTGCCTTAGACTTTCTGTCTTTCAAATCATTTGGAAGCCTATTTATAGTTTCAGCCGTTTTCTTGACATAATTTACTATTTCTTTTTTATCTACCTTCCCTGAAAGTTCTTTATCCTGCATTGTCTGTTTTATTATGTCACCTATTTTGACATCCTCTTTCTTAAGGATGTTGAAAACAACGTTCCATTTCCACGCTGCTGAAATGTAGTAAATTATTTTGTTAGGTGAGCTCTTCATAACTTTAGTTATATCGTTTGTATCTTCCAATAAATCGCGTATCAAATCCTCTTTTTCCTCAGCAACCAGATCAATTTTACTCTTGTCATAAATCGGCCATTTTGCAGTGCTTACAAATTCTTTTTCTCCTATCTTTTGCCATAGTTCTTCACATAAGTGTGGGATAAATGGCGAGAGCAACCTTATCCAAATATTGATAAATTCTTTTGCTATTACCGGATCGCACTTATCTACTCTACGTAAATACCATCTGAAATCTTTCCAAATTTCATACAGGGCATTCTCCAAAGCAGTTCTTGTTCTAAGCTCACCGATACTTTCTTCGACTTTTTCTATTTTATTTTGCATGACGCTTAGAAGCCATCTTTCTAAATGTGTTGGCTTGGATTCGCCTTTCATCTCTAGAGTTTCGTTTGATAATTTGAAAAAAGAGTTTAATCGATCTCTGACTTCTCTTAAGGTTTCTTGTCTCCAATCGGGGTCATCCATATTTTCCCCCCCAAATAGTAAGGCACAACGAGTGATATCTGCTCCTTCATCCTCCAAAGCATTACCAATAGTAATTATATTGCCTTTTGATTTCGACATCTTGTTGCCTTCAATCATTAGCATACCATTAACAGCAACCGCTTTAGGCCATAGTTTACTATCAAAAAAAGCAGAGTGCTGGAAAAGGAAGAAAGTCAAATGATTAGGTAAGAGTTCTTTGGCTGAATTTCTCAAATCTACGGGATAGAAATACAAAAATTCTTCACGCATTGATTTTAGGGCCTTTTGATCGATTCCAGTATCTTTGGAAATCTTATCTAGACTCCCATCTCCAAAGAAGACAAAGTTAAATACCTCGTCTGTTAGTTGCTCTTCATTTATTCCATATTCTACAATATCTTTTCTGATCGTATAGAATGCCATATAGATAGTGGAATCGCTTAATGTTTCAACTATCCAATTTTTGCTCCAAGGCAAAGGTGTTCCTAAACCTGTTTTCCTAGCGCATGCCCAATCTTTATACCAATCAATTACATCATGAAACCATTGTCTAGCTGATTCCGGAAATACCTTCATGTTATCTAGAAGCTCATGGGTTTTCTTCTTCCAATCGGGATCAGAGTATCTTAAAAACCATTGTCCCTTAAGGATCTTTACTAGACAAGGAGTAGTACATCTACAAACAATATCCTCAGGAATATCATACATCAAATCTATGATTTTCTTCCTTTTGAAGTCTTCAATCAATTTATTTTTGACTTTGTTCACCTTTTGATCAGCATATTCACCGCAAATCGGCTTTAAGATTCCTGAATGAAATTCTTTCTTATACAAGGTCTTTGTCGCTTTGTCACATTTTTCATCATGCTGATCTTTCACATTCAATTGATCTATTATCTCAATTGCCGGAAATCCTCCGAAACCTTCAATGCTGATCATAGATATTGGTTCTATGTTGGCCACTAGTTCTTCACTGATACCAAATTCCTTAAACA
The genomic region above belongs to Candidatus Bathyarchaeota archaeon and contains:
- the leuS gene encoding leucine--tRNA ligase, with product MQWQEIEDKWQRKWNEDKIFESDPDPKKKKVFITFPFPYMNGPLHVGHAFTAARLDAYARYMRMKGFNVLFPWAWHWTGETIAGASERVKKKDPAMIREFKELDGVPEEEIEKFIDPVYIAKYYTENNRDVVKKIGFSIDWRREFHTTSLEPTFSRFIEWQYEKLKESGHVFKGTHPVIWCPNCESPTGDHDRLEGEGVAPEEYILIKFRYNDAWLPAATFRPETIFGVTNLWLNPDAKYVKAKINGETWIVSEEASKKLGEQLKKVEILGYIKGKELIGKKCFEPLNQRELLILPGWFVDPNNGSGVVYSVPAHAPFDWIALRDLKKKPELFKEFGISEELVANIEPISMISIEGFGGFPAIEIIDQLNVKDQHDEKCDKATKTLYKKEFHSGILKPICGEYADQKVNKVKNKLIEDFKRKKIIDLMYDIPEDIVCRCTTPCLVKILKGQWFLRYSDPDWKKKTHELLDNMKVFPESARQWFHDVIDWYKDWACARKTGLGTPLPWSKNWIVETLSDSTIYMAFYTIRKDIVEYGINEEQLTDEVFNFVFFGDGSLDKISKDTGIDQKALKSMREEFLYFYPVDLRNSAKELLPNHLTFFLFQHSAFFDSKLWPKAVAVNGMLMIEGNKMSKSKGNIITIGNALEDEGADITRCALLFGGENMDDPDWRQETLREVRDRLNSFFKLSNETLEMKGESKPTHLERWLLSVMQNKIEKVEESIGELRTRTALENALYEIWKDFRWYLRRVDKCDPVIAKEFINIWIRLLSPFIPHLCEELWQKIGEKEFVSTAKWPIYDKSKIDLVAEEKEDLIRDLLEDTNDITKVMKSSPNKIIYYISAAWKWNVVFNILKKEDVKIGDIIKQTMQDKELSGKVDKKEIVNYVKKTAETINRLPNDLKDRKSKAGIVDELETIQNARSFLEKELNCKIDVYMEDDANKYDPSNKANVSQPYRPGIYIE